CGGAACCTATACGCCCATTATGCTGGCCGCCGTGCGGCAAGTATATCCCGCGATTGCATGGACGGTGTTTGGCGTGGTTTGGGCCTGCGCGATCGTAGCCATTGTGCTGACGGCGATTGATCTGAAGAAGTTTAAAATATTCTCCATGATTTGCTATCTGGGGATGGGCTGGTGCATCATCTTTTTTGTCAAGCAGACTGCAGAGGTGCTGGGAGGTCCGGCGATGTGGCTGCTGGTGCTCGGAGGCGTGGCCTATACGGTGGGAGCCGTGCTGTATGGTCTTGGCAAGAAAAAGCATTATATTCATTCTGTGTTTCATATTTTCTGTATTATCGGCAGTCTGTTTCATTACTTTTTGATTCTG
This genomic interval from Lachnospiraceae bacterium contains the following:
- a CDS encoding hemolysin III family protein, with product MRTRTKLKDRKLPDYTRGEEIFNMTSHIVGSAIAIVVLVTCVVMGALRGTAWSVVGGAIYGASMILLYTMSSIYHGLRPVKAKKVMQVIDHCTIYLLIAGTYTPIMLAAVRQVYPAIAWTVFGVVWACAIVAIVLTAIDLKKFKIFSMICYLGMGWCIIFFVKQTAEVLGGPAMWLLVLGGVAYTVGAVLYGLGKKKHYIHSVFHIFCIIGSLFHYFLILFYVMPIR